From Camelus dromedarius isolate mCamDro1 chromosome 12, mCamDro1.pat, whole genome shotgun sequence, the proteins below share one genomic window:
- the LMO1 gene encoding rhombotin-1 isoform X2, with amino-acid sequence MVLDQEDGVPMLSVQPKGKQKGCAGCNRKIKDRYLLKALDKYWHEDCLKCACCDCRLGEVGSTLYTKANLILCRRDYLRLFGTTGNCAACSKLIPAFEMVMRARDNVYHLDCFACQLCNQRFCVGDKFFLKNNMILCQMDYEEGQLNGTFESQVQ; translated from the exons GTGTGCCGATGCTCTCCGTCCAGCCCAAAGGGAAGCAGAAGGGCTGTGCGGGCTGCAACCGCAAGATCAAGGACCGCTACCTGCTGAAGGCCCTGGACAAGTACTGGCACGAGGACTGCCTCAAGTGTGCCTGCTGCGACTGCCGCCTGGGCGAGGTGGGCTCCACCCTCTACACCAAGGCCAACCTCATCCTATGCCGGCGTGACTACCTGAG GCTCTTCGGCACCACAGGAAACTGTGCCGCCTGTAGCAAGCTGATCCCAGCCTTCGAGATGGTGATGCGGGCCCGGGACAACGTATATCACCTCGACTGCTTTGCCTGCCAGCTCTGCAACCAGAG ATTTTGTGTGGGAGACAAATTCTTCCTGAAGAACAATATGATCTTGTGTCAGATGGACTATGAGGAGGGACAGCTCAATGGCACCTTTGAATCCCAGGTTCAGTAA
- the LMO1 gene encoding rhombotin-1 isoform X1 codes for MMVLDKEDGVPMLSVQPKGKQKGCAGCNRKIKDRYLLKALDKYWHEDCLKCACCDCRLGEVGSTLYTKANLILCRRDYLRLFGTTGNCAACSKLIPAFEMVMRARDNVYHLDCFACQLCNQRFCVGDKFFLKNNMILCQMDYEEGQLNGTFESQVQ; via the exons GTGTGCCGATGCTCTCCGTCCAGCCCAAAGGGAAGCAGAAGGGCTGTGCGGGCTGCAACCGCAAGATCAAGGACCGCTACCTGCTGAAGGCCCTGGACAAGTACTGGCACGAGGACTGCCTCAAGTGTGCCTGCTGCGACTGCCGCCTGGGCGAGGTGGGCTCCACCCTCTACACCAAGGCCAACCTCATCCTATGCCGGCGTGACTACCTGAG GCTCTTCGGCACCACAGGAAACTGTGCCGCCTGTAGCAAGCTGATCCCAGCCTTCGAGATGGTGATGCGGGCCCGGGACAACGTATATCACCTCGACTGCTTTGCCTGCCAGCTCTGCAACCAGAG ATTTTGTGTGGGAGACAAATTCTTCCTGAAGAACAATATGATCTTGTGTCAGATGGACTATGAGGAGGGACAGCTCAATGGCACCTTTGAATCCCAGGTTCAGTAA